A genomic window from Klebsiella quasipneumoniae subsp. quasipneumoniae includes:
- the panS gene encoding ketopantoate/pantoate/pantothenate transporter PanS codes for MLATLTRLFPLWALLLSVLAYYTPTTFTPIGPWVTTLLMLIMFGMGVHLKLADFKRVLSRPAPVAAGIFLHYLVMPLAAWLLALLFHMPPELSAGMVLVGSVASGTASNVMIFLAKGDVALSVTISSVSTLVGVIATPLLTRLYVDAHIQVDVMGMLLSILQIVVIPIALGLIVHHLLPKVVKAVEPFLPAFSMVCILAIISAVVAGSAAHIASVGLVVIIAVILHNTIGLLGGYWGGRLFGFDESTCRTLAIEVGMQNSGLAAALGKIYFGPLAALPGALFSVWHNLSGSLLAGYWSGKPIAKKTSKR; via the coding sequence ATGCTCGCAACTCTGACGCGGCTGTTCCCGTTATGGGCACTGCTGCTCTCCGTTCTGGCCTATTACACCCCCACCACCTTCACCCCGATCGGCCCGTGGGTTACCACCCTGCTGATGCTGATTATGTTCGGTATGGGGGTACATCTGAAGCTGGCGGATTTCAAACGCGTCCTGTCGCGTCCGGCGCCGGTCGCCGCAGGGATATTTCTGCACTATCTGGTGATGCCGCTCGCCGCCTGGCTGCTGGCGCTGCTGTTTCATATGCCGCCGGAGCTCTCCGCCGGGATGGTGCTGGTGGGCAGCGTCGCCAGCGGGACGGCCTCCAACGTGATGATCTTTCTGGCCAAAGGGGATGTGGCCCTGTCGGTGACCATCTCCTCGGTCTCCACCCTGGTCGGCGTCATCGCGACGCCGCTGCTGACCCGTCTGTACGTCGACGCGCACATTCAGGTCGACGTCATGGGGATGTTGCTGAGCATTCTGCAGATTGTGGTCATTCCCATCGCCCTGGGGCTGATTGTCCATCATCTGCTGCCGAAGGTGGTGAAAGCGGTGGAGCCGTTCCTGCCCGCTTTCTCGATGGTGTGCATTTTGGCGATCATCAGCGCGGTGGTGGCGGGTTCCGCGGCCCATATCGCGTCCGTCGGCCTGGTGGTGATTATCGCAGTGATCCTGCATAACACCATCGGCCTGCTCGGCGGCTACTGGGGCGGACGTCTGTTTGGTTTTGATGAATCCACCTGCCGTACGCTGGCGATCGAGGTGGGGATGCAGAACTCCGGCCTGGCGGCCGCGCTGGGTAAAATTTACTTCGGCCCGCTGGCGGCGCTGCCGGGAGCCCTGTTCTCCGTCTGGCATAACCTGTCCGGTTCGCTGCTGGCCGGATACTGGTCAGGGAAGCCCATCGCCAAAAAAACCAGCAAGCGCTGA
- a CDS encoding DUF3811 domain-containing protein has product MALPRITQKEMTEREQRELKTLLDRARIAHGRPLSNAETNSVKKEYIDKLMAQREAEAKKARQVKKQQAYKTDKEATFSWSANTPTRGRR; this is encoded by the coding sequence ATGGCACTCCCCCGTATTACACAAAAAGAGATGACCGAGCGCGAACAGCGCGAATTGAAAACGCTGCTTGACCGCGCGCGCATTGCGCACGGCCGCCCGCTGAGCAATGCGGAAACGAACAGCGTAAAAAAGGAATATATCGATAAGCTGATGGCCCAGCGTGAAGCGGAAGCGAAGAAAGCCCGCCAGGTGAAAAAACAGCAGGCTTATAAGACAGATAAGGAAGCGACCTTTTCCTGGTCGGCGAATACGCCGACCCGCGGCAGGCGTTAA
- the rluF gene encoding 23S rRNA pseudouridine(2604) synthase RluF has protein sequence MLPDSSTRLNKYISESGICSRREADRFIEQGNVFINGKRATIGDQVKPGDLVKVNGRLIEPREADDLVLIALNKPVGIVSTTEDGERDNIVDFVNHSKRIFPIGRLDKDSQGLIFLTNHGDLVNKILRAGNDHEKEYLVTVDKPVTDEFIRGMGAGVPILGTVTKKCKVKKEAPFVFRITLVQGLNRQIRRMCEHFGYEVTKLERTRIMNVSLTGIPLGEWRDLTDDELIDLFKLIENSSSEAKPKAKPKAKAATPGIKRPVVKMENSNDKGRPTGNGKRFTQPGRKKKGR, from the coding sequence ATGCTGCCCGACTCATCAACCCGATTAAACAAATACATCAGTGAAAGCGGCATCTGCTCGCGTCGCGAAGCGGACCGCTTTATTGAACAAGGCAACGTCTTTATCAATGGCAAGCGCGCCACAATTGGCGATCAGGTGAAGCCTGGCGACCTGGTCAAAGTTAACGGACGGTTGATTGAGCCGCGCGAAGCGGATGATCTGGTGCTGATTGCGCTGAATAAGCCGGTCGGCATTGTGAGCACCACGGAAGACGGCGAGCGCGACAACATTGTCGATTTCGTCAACCACAGCAAGCGTATCTTCCCTATCGGCCGTCTGGATAAAGACTCCCAGGGGCTGATCTTCCTCACCAATCACGGCGACCTGGTGAATAAGATCCTGCGCGCCGGCAACGACCATGAAAAAGAGTATCTGGTTACGGTCGATAAGCCGGTGACCGATGAGTTCATTCGCGGCATGGGCGCGGGGGTACCGATTCTCGGGACCGTGACCAAAAAATGTAAGGTAAAGAAAGAAGCGCCGTTCGTTTTCCGCATCACTCTGGTGCAGGGGCTGAATCGCCAGATCCGTCGCATGTGCGAGCACTTTGGCTATGAAGTGACGAAGCTTGAGCGTACGCGGATTATGAACGTCAGCCTGACGGGGATCCCGCTGGGTGAGTGGCGCGATCTGACCGATGACGAGCTGATCGATCTGTTCAAGCTGATTGAAAACTCTTCTTCCGAAGCGAAGCCGAAAGCTAAGCCGAAGGCCAAAGCGGCGACCCCCGGCATCAAGCGCCCGGTGGTGAAGATGGAAAATAGCAACGATAAGGGCCGCCCGACTGGCAACGGCAAACGTTTCACCCAGCCGGGACGTAAAAAGAAAGGGCGTTAA
- a CDS encoding sugar-binding transcriptional regulator — translation MENSDDIRLIVKIAQLYYEQDMTQAQIARELGIYRTTISRLLKRGREQGIVTIAINYDYNENLWLEQQLKQKFGLKEAVVASSDGLLEEEQLSAMGQHGALLVDRLLEPGDIIGFSWGRAVRSLVENLPQASQSRQVICVPIIGGPSGKLESRYHVNTLTYGAAARLKAESHLADFPALLDNPLIRNGIMQSQHFKTISSYWDSLDVALVGIGSPAIRDGANWHAFYGSEESDDLNARHVAGDICSRFYDINGGLVDTNMSEKTLSIEMAKLRQARYSIGIAMGEEKYSGILGALHGRYINCLVTNRETAELLLK, via the coding sequence ATGGAAAACAGCGATGATATCCGGTTGATTGTCAAAATCGCCCAGCTCTATTACGAGCAGGATATGACTCAGGCGCAAATTGCTCGCGAGCTGGGGATCTATCGCACCACCATCAGTCGCCTGCTGAAGCGCGGCCGCGAGCAGGGCATTGTTACCATCGCCATCAACTATGACTACAATGAAAACCTGTGGCTCGAGCAACAGCTCAAGCAAAAATTTGGCCTGAAAGAGGCGGTGGTTGCCAGTAGCGATGGGCTGCTGGAAGAAGAACAGCTGAGTGCGATGGGCCAGCATGGCGCCCTGCTTGTCGACCGATTGCTGGAGCCAGGCGATATCATCGGTTTTTCATGGGGCCGCGCCGTGCGTTCGCTGGTGGAGAACCTGCCGCAGGCCAGCCAGTCACGCCAGGTGATCTGTGTCCCCATCATCGGTGGTCCTTCCGGTAAACTGGAGAGCCGCTACCATGTGAACACTTTAACCTACGGCGCGGCAGCCAGGCTGAAAGCGGAATCCCACCTTGCCGATTTTCCAGCCCTGCTGGATAACCCGCTGATCCGCAACGGCATCATGCAGTCCCAGCATTTTAAAACCATCTCATCCTACTGGGACAGCCTGGATGTGGCGCTGGTGGGTATTGGTTCACCGGCCATTCGCGACGGCGCAAACTGGCATGCCTTCTACGGCAGCGAAGAGAGCGACGATCTCAACGCCCGCCACGTCGCCGGGGATATCTGCTCGCGTTTCTACGATATTAACGGCGGGTTAGTCGATACCAATATGAGCGAAAAAACCCTGTCGATCGAAATGGCGAAGCTGCGCCAGGCTCGCTATTCCATCGGCATCGCCATGGGTGAAGAGAAATACTCTGGCATTCTTGGCGCATTGCACGGACGCTATATTAATTGTCTGGTGACAAACAGAGAAACGGCTGAGTTATTACTGAAATAA
- a CDS encoding SDR family oxidoreductase, protein MNTWLNLKDNVIIVTGGASGIGLAIVDELLSQGAHVQMIDIHGGDRHHNGDNYHFWPTDISSATEVQQTIDAIIQRWSRIDGLVNNAGVNFPRLLVDEKAPAGRYELNEAAFEKMVNINQKGVFFMSQAVARQMIKQRAGVIVNVSSESGLEGSEGQSCYAATKAALNSFTRSWSKELGKYGIRVVGVAPGILEKTGLRTPEYEEALAWTRNITVEQLREGYTKNAIPIGRAGKLSEVADFVCYLLSARASYITGVTTNIAGGKTRG, encoded by the coding sequence ATGAATACATGGTTAAATTTAAAAGATAACGTCATTATCGTGACCGGCGGCGCCTCGGGAATTGGGCTGGCCATTGTCGATGAATTATTATCACAAGGTGCTCATGTCCAGATGATTGATATTCATGGCGGCGATCGTCATCACAATGGCGATAATTATCACTTCTGGCCGACGGATATTTCCAGCGCGACAGAGGTGCAACAGACTATCGATGCCATTATTCAGCGCTGGTCGCGAATTGATGGTTTGGTCAATAACGCCGGCGTGAATTTCCCGCGTTTATTAGTCGACGAAAAAGCACCGGCCGGCCGCTATGAATTAAACGAAGCCGCTTTTGAAAAAATGGTCAATATCAACCAGAAAGGGGTGTTTTTCATGTCGCAGGCGGTGGCGCGTCAAATGATCAAACAGCGCGCCGGTGTGATTGTCAATGTCTCTTCGGAGAGCGGCCTGGAAGGCTCTGAAGGTCAAAGCTGCTACGCCGCGACCAAGGCCGCGCTCAACAGCTTTACCCGCTCCTGGTCCAAAGAATTGGGTAAATATGGGATCCGCGTGGTCGGCGTTGCGCCGGGGATCCTCGAAAAAACCGGCCTGCGGACACCGGAATATGAAGAGGCGCTGGCCTGGACGCGCAATATCACCGTCGAGCAACTTCGCGAGGGATATACCAAAAACGCCATTCCCATCGGGCGGGCAGGAAAGCTCTCGGAAGTGGCTGATTTTGTTTGCTATCTCTTGTCAGCGCGCGCCAGCTACATCACCGGAGTCACCACTAACATTGCCGGCGGAAAAACGCGCGGTTAA
- a CDS encoding mannose/fructose/sorbose PTS transporter subunit IIA encodes MVHAIFCAHGQLAGAMLDSVRMVYGEVNVSAVAFVPGENAADIAINLEKLVSAHTNGEWVIAVDLQCGSPWNAAAGLAMRHPQIRVISGLSLPLALELVDNQHTLSADDLCQHLQAIASQCCVVWQQPETVEEEF; translated from the coding sequence ATGGTTCACGCTATCTTCTGCGCCCACGGCCAGCTGGCCGGGGCCATGCTTGATTCGGTACGCATGGTCTACGGCGAGGTTAACGTCAGCGCCGTCGCGTTTGTCCCCGGCGAAAACGCGGCGGATATCGCCATTAACCTGGAAAAGTTAGTAAGCGCCCACACCAATGGGGAGTGGGTAATCGCGGTAGATTTGCAGTGCGGAAGCCCATGGAATGCCGCAGCCGGGCTGGCAATGCGTCACCCGCAGATCCGGGTGATTAGCGGCCTGTCGCTACCGCTGGCGCTCGAGCTGGTGGATAACCAGCATACCCTGAGCGCCGATGACTTATGCCAGCATCTGCAGGCCATCGCCAGTCAGTGCTGTGTGGTCTGGCAGCAGCCAGAAACCGTTGAGGAGGAGTTCTGA
- a CDS encoding mannose/fructose/sorbose PTS transporter subunit IIB, whose protein sequence is MQITLARIDDRLIHGQVTTVWSKVANAQRIIICNDDVFNDEVRRTLLRQAAPPGMKVNVVSLEKAVAVYHNPQYQDETVFYLFTNPHDVLMMVRQGVQIATLNIGGMAWRPGKKQLTKAVSLDPQDIQAFRELDKLGVKLDLRVVASDPSVNILDKINETAFCE, encoded by the coding sequence ATGCAAATTACCCTCGCCCGTATTGATGACCGACTGATTCATGGCCAGGTTACCACCGTGTGGTCAAAAGTCGCCAACGCCCAGCGGATAATTATCTGCAATGACGATGTATTTAACGATGAGGTTCGCCGGACCCTGTTGCGCCAGGCGGCTCCGCCAGGCATGAAGGTAAACGTTGTCAGTCTGGAAAAAGCGGTTGCGGTCTATCATAACCCGCAATATCAGGACGAGACCGTCTTTTATTTATTTACCAATCCACACGATGTTTTAATGATGGTGCGCCAGGGCGTGCAGATCGCCACGTTAAATATTGGTGGCATGGCCTGGCGACCCGGGAAAAAACAGCTAACCAAAGCCGTTTCTTTGGATCCGCAGGATATTCAGGCATTCCGTGAACTCGATAAACTGGGCGTAAAACTCGATTTACGCGTGGTCGCATCAGATCCGTCAGTCAATATTCTCGACAAAATTAACGAAACAGCTTTCTGCGAATAA
- a CDS encoding PTS mannose/fructose/sorbose transporter subunit IIC produces the protein MEISTLQIIAIFIFSCIAGMGSVLDEFQTHRPLIACTVIGLILGDLKTGVMLGGTLELIALGWMNVGAAQSPDSALASIISAILVIVGHQSIATGIAIALPVAAAGQVLTVFARTITVVFQHAADKAAEEARFRTIDLLHVSALGVQALRVAIPALVVSLFVSADMVSSMLSAIPEFVTRGLQIAGGFIVVVGYAMVLRMMGVKYLMPFFFLGFLAGGYLDFSLLAFGGVGVIIALIYIQLNPQWRKAEPAASTAPSAPALDQLDD, from the coding sequence ATGGAAATTAGTACTCTACAGATAATAGCCATATTTATTTTTTCCTGTATTGCCGGAATGGGCAGCGTGCTGGATGAATTTCAGACCCATCGGCCCCTTATCGCCTGTACCGTGATTGGCCTCATCCTGGGTGATTTAAAAACCGGGGTTATGCTCGGCGGTACGCTGGAGCTGATCGCCCTCGGCTGGATGAACGTGGGGGCAGCGCAGTCGCCAGATTCGGCGCTGGCCAGCATTATCTCCGCCATTCTGGTGATTGTGGGCCACCAGAGCATTGCCACCGGTATCGCCATTGCTCTGCCGGTGGCCGCCGCCGGGCAGGTGCTGACCGTTTTCGCCCGTACCATTACCGTGGTGTTCCAGCACGCCGCGGACAAAGCGGCCGAGGAGGCGCGCTTTCGCACAATCGACCTGCTGCATGTCTCCGCACTGGGGGTGCAGGCACTACGCGTGGCAATCCCGGCGCTGGTGGTCTCGCTGTTCGTTAGCGCGGATATGGTCAGCAGTATGCTCAGCGCGATCCCGGAATTCGTCACCCGCGGCCTGCAGATTGCCGGTGGTTTCATTGTCGTCGTGGGCTACGCGATGGTGCTGCGAATGATGGGTGTGAAGTACCTGATGCCCTTCTTTTTCCTCGGTTTTCTCGCCGGGGGTTATCTCGACTTCAGTCTGCTGGCCTTCGGCGGCGTGGGCGTCATCATCGCGCTGATCTACATCCAGCTCAATCCACAGTGGCGTAAGGCTGAACCCGCCGCCTCCACTGCCCCCTCTGCCCCCGCCCTTGACCAGCTTGACGACTAA
- a CDS encoding PTS system mannose/fructose/sorbose family transporter subunit IID gives MEQKKITQGDLVSMFLRSNLQQASFNFERIHGLGFCYDMIPAIKRLYPLKADQVAALKRHLVFFNTTPAVCGPVIGVTAAMEEARANGAAIDDGAINGIKVGLMGPLAGVGDPLVWGTLRPITAALGASLALSGNILGPLLFFFIFNAVRLAMKWYGLQLGFRKGVNIVSDMGGNLLQKLTEGASILGLFVMGVLVTKWTTINVPLVVSQTPGADGATVTMTVQNILDQLCPGLLALGLTLLMVRLLNKKVNPVWLIFALFGLGIIGNALGFLS, from the coding sequence ATGGAACAGAAAAAAATCACGCAAGGCGACCTGGTGAGCATGTTTCTCCGCTCCAACCTCCAGCAGGCCTCCTTTAACTTCGAACGTATTCATGGCCTGGGATTTTGCTACGACATGATCCCGGCGATCAAACGCCTGTATCCGCTCAAAGCCGATCAGGTCGCGGCGCTGAAGCGTCATCTGGTGTTCTTTAATACCACGCCGGCGGTGTGTGGCCCGGTGATCGGCGTCACCGCCGCCATGGAGGAGGCCCGGGCTAACGGCGCGGCCATTGACGATGGCGCTATCAACGGCATCAAAGTGGGTCTGATGGGCCCGCTGGCCGGCGTCGGCGACCCGCTGGTCTGGGGCACGCTGCGGCCGATTACCGCGGCCCTTGGCGCCTCGCTGGCCCTCTCCGGCAATATTCTGGGACCTTTGTTATTTTTCTTTATTTTCAATGCAGTGCGGCTGGCAATGAAGTGGTACGGCCTGCAACTGGGCTTCCGTAAAGGGGTCAATATCGTCAGCGATATGGGCGGTAACCTGCTGCAGAAGCTGACCGAAGGCGCCTCCATTCTCGGCCTGTTTGTCATGGGGGTGCTGGTGACCAAATGGACCACCATCAATGTGCCGCTGGTGGTGTCCCAAACGCCCGGTGCAGACGGCGCCACCGTCACGATGACCGTCCAGAACATCCTCGATCAGCTCTGCCCCGGCCTGCTGGCGCTGGGCCTGACGCTACTGATGGTGCGTCTGCTGAACAAGAAAGTGAATCCGGTCTGGCTGATTTTCGCCCTTTTCGGCTTAGGCATTATCGGCAACGCCCTCGGCTTTCTGTCCTGA
- the sorE gene encoding L-sorbose 1-phosphate reductase — MQTTTALRLYGKRDLRLETFTLPAMQDDEILARVVTDSLCLSSWKEANQGADHKKVPDDVATRPIIIGHEFCGEILAVGKKWQHKFQPGQRYVIQANLQLPDRPDCPGYSFPWIGGEATHVVIPNEVMAQDCLLTWEGDTWFEGSLVEPLSCVIGAFNANYHLQEGSYNHMMGIRPQGRTLILGGTGPMGLLAIDYALHGPINPSLLVVTDTNKPKLSYARRHYPSEPQTLIHYLDGHEASRDTLLALSGGHGFDDIFVFVPNEQLITLASSLLAPDGCLNFFAGPQDKQFSAPINFYDVHYAFTHYVGTSGGNTDDMRAAVALMQAKKVQTAKVVTHILGLNAAGETTLDLPAIGGGKKLVYTGKAFPLTPLGEIADPELAAIVARHHGIWSQEAEAYLLAHAEDIMHD; from the coding sequence ATGCAAACAACAACGGCTCTGCGCCTGTATGGCAAACGTGACCTGCGCCTGGAAACCTTTACCCTCCCGGCGATGCAGGACGATGAGATCCTCGCCCGGGTGGTCACTGACAGCCTGTGCCTTTCTTCATGGAAAGAGGCCAATCAGGGTGCCGATCATAAAAAGGTGCCTGATGATGTGGCCACCAGGCCTATTATTATCGGCCATGAATTCTGCGGCGAAATCCTTGCCGTCGGTAAAAAGTGGCAGCATAAGTTTCAGCCGGGGCAGCGCTACGTGATCCAGGCCAACCTGCAGTTGCCCGACCGACCCGACTGCCCCGGCTACTCATTCCCATGGATCGGTGGCGAAGCCACGCATGTGGTGATCCCCAATGAGGTGATGGCGCAGGATTGCCTGCTCACCTGGGAGGGGGATACCTGGTTTGAAGGATCGCTGGTGGAGCCGCTCTCCTGCGTCATTGGCGCCTTCAACGCCAACTATCATCTGCAGGAGGGGAGTTACAACCACATGATGGGGATCCGTCCTCAGGGACGCACCCTGATCCTGGGCGGGACGGGGCCGATGGGGCTGCTGGCCATCGACTATGCGCTGCACGGCCCCATCAATCCTTCACTACTGGTAGTGACCGATACCAATAAGCCGAAGCTCAGCTACGCCCGCCGTCATTACCCCTCTGAGCCGCAGACGCTGATCCACTACCTCGACGGCCATGAGGCCAGTCGCGATACGCTGCTGGCGCTCAGCGGCGGCCATGGCTTCGACGATATCTTCGTGTTTGTGCCAAACGAACAGCTGATCACCCTGGCCTCCTCGTTGCTGGCCCCGGACGGCTGCCTGAATTTCTTTGCTGGCCCCCAGGATAAGCAATTCAGCGCCCCGATCAACTTCTACGACGTGCACTACGCCTTTACCCACTACGTCGGCACCTCCGGCGGTAATACTGACGATATGCGCGCCGCGGTGGCGCTGATGCAGGCGAAAAAGGTCCAGACGGCGAAAGTGGTCACCCATATTCTCGGCCTGAACGCTGCGGGCGAAACCACCCTCGATCTGCCTGCCATCGGCGGGGGAAAAAAGCTGGTGTATACCGGAAAAGCCTTCCCGCTCACGCCGCTGGGCGAGATCGCCGATCCCGAACTGGCAGCGATTGTGGCGCGTCACCATGGGATCTGGTCCCAGGAGGCTGAAGCGTATCTGCTGGCCCACGCGGAGGATATTATGCATGATTAA
- a CDS encoding shikimate 5-dehydrogenase: MINRDTLLCISLAGRPGNFGTRFHNYLYDKLGLNYLYKAFTTKDIEAAVKGVRALGIRGCAVSMPFKESCIPFLDAIDPSAKVIDSVNTIVNDDGKLTGLNTDYIAVKSLIASHRLDTNARVMIQGSGGMGKAVIAAFRDAGFRDVIIAARNRQRGLALAKQYGFQWQPLPEGIAAEILVNVTPLGMAGGAESNTLAFSEAMVAQASVVFDVVALPAETPLIRLAQQRGKQTISGAEVIALQAVEQFALYTGVRPDNVLVAEASAFARS, encoded by the coding sequence ATGATTAACCGCGATACGCTGTTGTGCATCTCCCTGGCGGGTCGCCCCGGCAACTTCGGCACCCGCTTTCATAACTATCTGTATGACAAGCTGGGGTTGAACTACCTCTACAAAGCCTTTACGACTAAGGATATTGAGGCGGCGGTAAAAGGGGTTCGCGCATTGGGTATCCGCGGCTGTGCGGTCTCCATGCCGTTTAAAGAGAGCTGCATACCGTTTCTTGACGCTATCGATCCGTCGGCAAAAGTCATCGACTCCGTCAACACCATCGTCAATGACGACGGGAAGTTAACCGGGCTGAACACCGATTACATCGCGGTCAAAAGCCTGATCGCCAGCCATCGGCTCGATACCAACGCCAGAGTGATGATTCAGGGTAGCGGCGGCATGGGGAAAGCCGTCATTGCCGCCTTCCGTGATGCCGGTTTCCGTGACGTGATCATTGCGGCCCGCAATCGCCAGCGCGGCCTGGCGCTGGCAAAACAGTATGGCTTTCAGTGGCAGCCCCTGCCGGAAGGGATCGCAGCCGAGATTCTGGTCAATGTCACACCGCTGGGCATGGCGGGGGGAGCGGAAAGCAACACGCTGGCGTTCAGCGAGGCCATGGTGGCCCAGGCCAGCGTCGTGTTTGACGTGGTCGCGTTGCCGGCGGAAACCCCGCTGATACGCCTGGCGCAACAACGGGGTAAGCAAACCATCAGCGGTGCGGAAGTCATTGCCCTGCAAGCCGTTGAGCAGTTCGCCCTTTATACCGGCGTACGACCGGATAACGTGCTGGTGGCAGAGGCCTCGGCGTTTGCCAGAAGCTAG
- a CDS encoding Na/Pi cotransporter family protein: MLTLLHLLSAVALLVWGTHIVRTGVMRVYGARLRTVLSSSVEKKPLAFCAGLGVTALVQSSNATTMLVTSFVAQDLVGLTPALVMVLGADVGTALMARVLTFDLSWLSPLLIFIGVIFFLGRKQTRAGQLGRVGIGLGLILLALELIVQAVHPITQANGVQVIFASLTGDIMLDALIGAVFAIISYSSLAAVLLTATLTAAGAISFPVALCLVIGANLGSGLLAMLNNSAANAAARRVALGSLLFKLVGSLIILPFVHPLAAAMHKLPLAESELVIYFHVFYNLLRCIAMVPFAGPMAKLCQRMIRDEPELDNHLKPKHLDPSALDTPALALANAARETLRIGDAMEQMLESLHKVMHGEPRQEKELRRMADDINVLYTAIKLYLARMPKDELAEEESRRWAEIIEMSLNLEQASDIVERMGSEIADKSLAARRAFSVEGLKELDALYDLLLSNLQLAMSVFFSSDVPSARRLRRSKHRFRILNRRYSHAHVDRLHQQNVQSIETSTLHLALLGDMKRLNSLFCSVAYSVMEQPDEDDERDDY, encoded by the coding sequence GTGTTAACTCTGCTACACCTGTTGTCCGCGGTCGCTCTGCTGGTGTGGGGCACGCATATCGTGCGTACCGGGGTGATGCGCGTCTATGGCGCTCGCCTGCGTACCGTTCTCAGTAGCAGCGTAGAGAAAAAGCCGCTCGCCTTCTGCGCGGGTCTTGGCGTGACTGCGCTGGTGCAAAGCAGCAATGCCACCACCATGCTGGTGACCTCGTTTGTCGCCCAGGATTTAGTGGGCCTCACGCCGGCGCTGGTGATGGTGCTGGGGGCCGACGTCGGGACGGCGCTGATGGCGAGGGTGCTGACCTTCGACCTGTCGTGGCTGTCGCCGTTGTTGATATTTATCGGGGTGATTTTCTTCCTCGGCCGTAAGCAGACCCGCGCCGGGCAGCTGGGGCGAGTGGGGATTGGCCTTGGGCTGATCCTGTTGGCCCTGGAGCTGATTGTGCAGGCCGTCCACCCCATTACCCAGGCCAACGGCGTGCAGGTGATTTTTGCCTCGCTGACCGGGGATATTATGCTGGATGCCTTGATTGGCGCCGTATTCGCGATCATCAGCTACTCCAGCCTGGCGGCGGTGCTGCTGACCGCGACGCTGACTGCGGCAGGAGCGATCTCTTTCCCGGTGGCGCTGTGCCTGGTGATTGGCGCCAACCTGGGATCGGGGCTGTTGGCGATGCTCAACAACAGCGCGGCGAACGCGGCGGCGCGCCGGGTGGCGCTGGGCAGCCTGCTGTTTAAGCTGGTGGGGAGCCTGATCATTCTGCCGTTCGTCCATCCGCTGGCCGCGGCGATGCATAAGCTACCGTTGGCCGAGTCCGAGCTGGTTATCTACTTCCACGTTTTTTACAACCTGCTGCGCTGCATCGCGATGGTCCCTTTTGCCGGACCGATGGCGAAGCTGTGCCAGCGCATGATCCGCGATGAACCCGAGCTGGATAACCATCTCAAACCCAAGCATCTCGACCCGTCGGCGCTGGACACCCCGGCGCTGGCGCTGGCCAATGCCGCGCGCGAGACGCTGCGCATTGGTGACGCGATGGAGCAAATGCTGGAGAGCCTGCATAAGGTGATGCATGGCGAACCGCGTCAGGAGAAAGAGCTACGCCGCATGGCGGACGATATCAACGTACTCTACACCGCCATTAAGCTCTATCTGGCGCGAATGCCAAAGGATGAACTGGCGGAAGAGGAGTCCCGGCGCTGGGCGGAAATTATTGAGATGTCGTTAAACCTCGAGCAGGCCTCCGATATCGTCGAGCGGATGGGCAGCGAGATCGCTGATAAATCGCTGGCGGCGCGGCGCGCCTTCTCGGTGGAAGGGTTAAAGGAGCTGGACGCCCTGTACGATCTGTTGCTCAGCAACCTGCAGCTGGCGATGTCGGTCTTCTTCTCCAGCGATGTGCCCAGCGCCCGTCGCCTGCGGCGCAGTAAACACCGGTTCCGCATTCTTAACCGCCGCTACTCGCATGCGCACGTTGACCGTCTGCATCAGCAGAACGTGCAGAGTATCGAAACCAGTACGTTGCACCTGGCGCTGCTGGGGGATATGAAGCGTCTGAACAGCCTGTTCTGCTCGGTGGCTTACAGCGTGATGGAGCAGCCGGATGAAGACGACGAAAGGGATGACTACTGA